The DNA region GCAGCTTTGGATTATAAAATATCCAAAGCTTTTTTGTCAGGGAAAGACAGGGTATAAGGAATGTTTTTTTCAGCATGCTACACAAGTAAGGCAAAATAGGAGGTGTTTTGTAAAATGCAGAGAAAAGTGATAGCAGGTATAGTAATGGCAGTTTTTCTCCTTTCAGTCATAGCGGCCGGATTACTGGCCCGGAATTCCACCCCTCTTGCGTCATCGGATACCAGGGGTGATATAGGAGTAATTAATATTGGCGGCATGATCACCACCGGCGGCTCACAGGCCAGCATCTTGGGCGAAGTGACATCCGGCTCAGGGGATATTAACAGTCAGATCCGGGAAGCAGCTGATAATCCAAATTTAAAGGCGGTTATTTTGCGCTTTAATAGTCCGGGAGGCACGGTCGCCGGTACTCAGGAAATTTCCCGCGAGATTGACAAGCTTAAAAAAACCGGCAAAGTGGTAGTAGCGTCTATGGGTGACGTAGCGGCTTCCGGTGCTTATTGGTTAGCTGCGCGCTGCGATAAGATAGTGGCCAATCCGGGTACCATGACCGGCAGCATAGGCGTCATTATGAGCACGCAAAATATGGAAGGGCTTTACGAAAAGCTTGGTGTTGAGCCCATTACTTTAAAAAAGGGCAAATATAAAGATATGGGTTCAGCAGCCAGGGAAATGACGGAAGAAGAAAAAGCTATTTTACAAAGCATGATTGATGACGACTATAATCATTTTGTCCAGGCAGTTGCCGAAGGCCGGGATATGAATGTGGCCCGGGTGAGAGAGCTGGCCACCGGCAGAGTGTTTAACGGCAGCCAGGCCAAAGAAGTGGGGCTGGTAGACCAAATGGGCAATTTTTATGATGCGGTAGATTTAACAGCAAAACTGGCCGGGATCAAGGGTGACCCCAGCGTAGTAAATATGGAGCAAGAAAAAGGCTGGTTGGAATTGATTGGTAATGTAAAGCTTGAT from Bacillota bacterium includes:
- the sppA gene encoding signal peptide peptidase SppA, with translation MQRKVIAGIVMAVFLLSVIAAGLLARNSTPLASSDTRGDIGVINIGGMITTGGSQASILGEVTSGSGDINSQIREAADNPNLKAVILRFNSPGGTVAGTQEISREIDKLKKTGKVVVASMGDVAASGAYWLAARCDKIVANPGTMTGSIGVIMSTQNMEGLYEKLGVEPITLKKGKYKDMGSAAREMTEEEKAILQSMIDDDYNHFVQAVAEGRDMNVARVRELATGRVFNGSQAKEVGLVDQMGNFYDAVDLTAKLAGIKGDPSVVNMEQEKGWLELIGNVKLDSLKDSGLQHMLQAYPAAWLIYSPAWGAEVLYEG